Proteins from a single region of Electrophorus electricus isolate fEleEle1 chromosome 5, fEleEle1.pri, whole genome shotgun sequence:
- the LOC113569366 gene encoding patr class I histocompatibility antigen, A-108 alpha chain-like isoform X2, producing MYYDSNIRKTIPKTAWIKKVDAEDPDYWNRNTQNSKGSQESFKVNIGTLMERFNQTKGVHTVQLMYGCELHDDGTKRGYEQYSYDGEDFISLDLNTLTWTAANDKAVITKHKLDITERGAAAAQIKAYLENTCIEWLQKYVAYGRDTLEGKDPPEVTLFQKDSSSPVVCHATGFFPRRVMISWKKNGEDLHENVELTETLPNQDGTFQKRSILTVSPEDLNKNKYSCVVQHGGLEKDLVLPFQSGVSIDVIAGAIVAVLLLVLIGCVVFFIWRKKKNDFKPVAGTPVLQGLMENHRPPAHTKANHLNTERRE from the exons ATGTATTATGACAGTAACATCAGGAAAACGATCCCAAAGACAGCGTGGATAAAGAAGGTTGATGCTGAAGATCCAGACTACtggaacagaaacacacagaattcAAAGGGTTCTCAGGAGAGCTTCAAAGTCAACATTGGTACATTAATGGAACGCTTCAATCAGACTAAAG GGGTTCACACTGTGCAGTTGATGTACGGCTGTGAGCTGCATGATGATGGAACCAAGAGAGGATACGAACAGTACAGCTATGATGGAGAAGACTTCATCAGTCTGGACCTGAACACCCTCACCTGGACTGCAGCTAATGATAAAGCTGTTATTACCAAACACAAGTTGGACATTACTGAGCGAGGAGCTGCGGCTGCCCAGATTAAGGCCTACCTGGAGAACACCTGTATCGAGTGGTTACAGAAGTATGTGGCTTATGGCAGAGACACTCTGGAAGGGAAAG ACCCTCCTGAGGTGACCCTGTTCCAGAAGGACTCCTCTTCTCCAGTGGTGTGTCACGCTACAGGTTTCTTCCCCAGACGAGTGATGATCTCCTGGAAGAAGAATGGAGAGGACCTGCATGAGAACGTGGAGCTCACAGAAACGTTACCCAACCAGGATGGAACCTTCCAGAAGAGAAGCATTCTGACAGTCTCACCTGAGGATCTGAACAAGAATAAGTACTCCTGTGTGGTTCAGCATGGTGGACTGGAGAAGGATCTTGTGCTTCCATTTCAGTCAG GAGTGTCGATTGATGTCATTGCTGGTGCAATTGTAGCTGTCCTTCTCCTGGTCCTCATTGGCTGTGTTGTTTTCTTCAtctggaggaagaagaagaatg ACTTCAAGCCTGTTGCAGGTACGCCTGTTTTACAGGGTCTGATGGAGAATCATCGTCCACCAGCTCACACGAAGGCCAACCACCTAAATACTGAGAGGAGA GAATGA
- the LOC113569366 gene encoding class I histocompatibility antigen, Non-RT1.A alpha-1 chain-like isoform X1, with amino-acid sequence MDQKITLKRALLILAVSIHWASGGCPKANHSKRSADEGSNCAESGSHSLHYFYTAVTPGINFPEYTAVGLVDGEQFMYYDSNIRKTIPKTAWIKKVDAEDPDYWNRNTQNSKGSQESFKVNIGTLMERFNQTKGVHTVQLMYGCELHDDGTKRGYEQYSYDGEDFISLDLNTLTWTAANDKAVITKHKLDITERGAAAAQIKAYLENTCIEWLQKYVAYGRDTLEGKDPPEVTLFQKDSSSPVVCHATGFFPRRVMISWKKNGEDLHENVELTETLPNQDGTFQKRSILTVSPEDLNKNKYSCVVQHGGLEKDLVLPFQSGVSIDVIAGAIVAVLLLVLIGCVVFFIWRKKKNDFKPVAGTPVLQGLMENHRPPAHTKANHLNTERRE; translated from the exons ATGGACCAGAAAATAACGTTAAAGAGAGCCCTACTTATTCTCGCCGTTAGCATTCACTGGGCATCTGGAG GCTGTCCTAAGGCCAATCATAGTAAAAGAAGTGCAGATGAAGGAAGTAACTGTGCAGAATCTG GTTCCCATTCTCTGCATTACTTCTACACTGCAGTCACACCAGGAATAAATTTCCCAGAGTACACTGCTGTTGGTCTGGTGGATGGTGAGCAGTTTATGTATTATGACAGTAACATCAGGAAAACGATCCCAAAGACAGCGTGGATAAAGAAGGTTGATGCTGAAGATCCAGACTACtggaacagaaacacacagaattcAAAGGGTTCTCAGGAGAGCTTCAAAGTCAACATTGGTACATTAATGGAACGCTTCAATCAGACTAAAG GGGTTCACACTGTGCAGTTGATGTACGGCTGTGAGCTGCATGATGATGGAACCAAGAGAGGATACGAACAGTACAGCTATGATGGAGAAGACTTCATCAGTCTGGACCTGAACACCCTCACCTGGACTGCAGCTAATGATAAAGCTGTTATTACCAAACACAAGTTGGACATTACTGAGCGAGGAGCTGCGGCTGCCCAGATTAAGGCCTACCTGGAGAACACCTGTATCGAGTGGTTACAGAAGTATGTGGCTTATGGCAGAGACACTCTGGAAGGGAAAG ACCCTCCTGAGGTGACCCTGTTCCAGAAGGACTCCTCTTCTCCAGTGGTGTGTCACGCTACAGGTTTCTTCCCCAGACGAGTGATGATCTCCTGGAAGAAGAATGGAGAGGACCTGCATGAGAACGTGGAGCTCACAGAAACGTTACCCAACCAGGATGGAACCTTCCAGAAGAGAAGCATTCTGACAGTCTCACCTGAGGATCTGAACAAGAATAAGTACTCCTGTGTGGTTCAGCATGGTGGACTGGAGAAGGATCTTGTGCTTCCATTTCAGTCAG GAGTGTCGATTGATGTCATTGCTGGTGCAATTGTAGCTGTCCTTCTCCTGGTCCTCATTGGCTGTGTTGTTTTCTTCAtctggaggaagaagaagaatg ACTTCAAGCCTGTTGCAGGTACGCCTGTTTTACAGGGTCTGATGGAGAATCATCGTCCACCAGCTCACACGAAGGCCAACCACCTAAATACTGAGAGGAGA GAATGA